Within Limanda limanda chromosome 1, fLimLim1.1, whole genome shotgun sequence, the genomic segment ACAACCTTCGCTCCTTGTAAATACGTGGTCCCCTCCTTTTGACCGTTGTAAGGTGGTGAGAGCCAGCCACAGGAAGTCACTGCAGAGTGTGACAGAAACTATTACACCTTATAAATGTTTCTAAACATGGGACAATAGGATGTCTTCATCACGTGAACACTGACCTGGTTTCAAATCCCCAACAAGAGAGATGTGATTCTGGAAAGACACTTTGGTGGCGTCTCCCATCCTTGGACTGCGACCCACCAGGACATCGAACCTGCGGTGCGGAGGAAGTGATCAGGTAATGAGAAGCTGTGACATTATTTAACAGACAATAGAAATTCCCATGACGTTGAAAGGTGAATCACCAGAGATTGAATTATCATGCCTTTTAGTCCCTTTGTGGGCTAAAAATACAACATGCTTAATAGGCTATTTCTTTCAAAAGTCATATCTCCAGTTTATAACATGTTGTTTTAGTCCAGGTCAAAATAACCCTGATGACATCGATAGGGCAATATCAGGATTATTTTGTCAGATgtcaattttttattatttcattatcaaTTATTTGTTTATCCACTCTTCATGAATTTAAAATActcaataaatatttttttctgacagTACAACTGGAGATGATCACAGAATATTTTTTCTTGACTAAAACAGTTGTACTGACTAATTTTGTCAGTATTATAATGAGTAAAAGTTAATTTTCTTTGTGCACCTGCAGAACTGCGCTCCCTCTCCAATGCAAATCTCTGACGCCTGTTCACCTAACGGATCGTCTGGGCTCACAGGGACAGAAAACACTGGAATAAAAGTGATGTCGTGTCTCGGAGCGTAGTAGTATGTGTCCAAAAGAAACTTTGTGTCATATGTGAACAAGGCCGACGCGTTGTATACGACCCctgcaagaaaaagaaaagaaagacacacagtTAATACAAATAATGCAAATGTTGGAATAAAGATAGAAACAAGAAGTAACATTTTCCACTGATGTTTCATAAAAGAGCATGATTTTTCTGTGAGAGAAGAATATACACAGTTTAAAACAGATTCACATCGGATGCAAACATCACAGGAATTCTGACCAATACTCAAAGGTTTCATTGATTTCATCGGTTTCTTACAGCTCGCCCCGAAGCTGAAGACCTCCTCTGGATTGTTGTGGTCCAGCACCAGTTGACCGTTGCTGAGGACGAGGTCGTCCGCGGCGTCACCGTTCATCTTTCCCAGCAGGCCGAGGGTAGAGTCTTTGAACGCCTCTGGCAGGAGCACGGTGGTTGTCATGGTTCCCTCTATCAGTCGCACCTCCACCCCGGCTCCGCTCGGGAACATCACGGTCACGTTCGTCGAggaaggagaaaacacaaagacgcCTGCGAGAGAGATTCGGTGAAAGTAATAAGAACTTAAGAACTTGATTGTAAGGCcatgaaagaaaatgtatttattagcCATGGGGATGTGATATGAAATCACAGTTTCTGGTTTCCTCACAGCAGCACGAAAACAGTAGAAGTATTATTGGCCTCAATAAGCGCCTATCATAGTACTTTACAGTTGTAGCTGTTCAGGGGGAAGATAATTTTAACATCTTTATATACTGTTGgattgatggatgaatggatggatctTGGCCACACACCCATACACGTAGTGAGTCATATTTAAGTCAGGGTAAGCAGGTATAACTATTTATTTTCTAAGCCAAACAGATAAGGATAAAGAAAATATTCATAATTGGGATAATATAGTGGAGGATAATTTAATACACGATTTCTCTACACCTGAATAAATATAACACAGTCCCTTGATGTTGTCAAGAGATGTGTTTTGGGGCTTCAGGATGTCCGACTGTCTTTGTTTCAGGGCAGAAAACTTCTCTATAGTCAAAAAGCCTCCAAGCGTCAACTGAGGTATAAATTCTCAgtttttgctttgtttacaATAAGTTATTAATCGCAAATCCATCGGTTCACCACAAAGTGAGAATCATGATGTCACAAATATGAGGATTTTGTTCAAATTCTCCAAAGAAATGAAGCCAAGAAAGTATTTCAGAAGATTTCCGCAGGAGCAGTAAAATGAATGATCAGGTGCAGTGGGGTGGATCTCACCGTGCAGGTCTATCCAGCTCTGCTCAGTGAAGGACAGGATCTTTTGGTTCTGCAGCACCTGGAGCCCGTTGTGTCCCGTGGTGAGCCGAACCTCGATAACATCAGAGGATGCTTCTCTCATGGCCACGGATGTTAACTGGGTCGCTTTTATGGTTTCTAATCATGAAAGAAGCAGATCAGTGGCTACAGgtatgtattttatttccagAAACAACAGTGTGGTCTCAAGGCTCAGGCTCTTCAGTCACTCACCATTCACAGCTTCTGTTCTCCCTTGGATTGTCAGGTTCTTCTTTGCTGAGGTCACCAGAGTGTATTCCCCTTTACCATTGAAGGTGTAGCTGACGCCATCGAACGTTATGAAGTGGGGATCTCCAAACACCACAGCTGTTTCACGCACAAAACGTCACGTCATGCCACAGGACACTTTTTCTTGAAAACAAACTGGTAAACTGTTACCGCGGTGAGTGAGTCACTGACCCGAGCTGGGGGACTGGTAGTGTCTGCAGTCGCTGGAGGGCCGGTGCCTGAAGTAGTAGTGGCAGTTGTCCGACCACAGGCAGCAGTAGTAGAAGCTGAGCACGTCGTACACCCAGTGGGACTGTCCAGGGATGCGAGGGGGTCTCTTGTAGGGAGGAGAGCCCCAGTCGTGGGCTCGGTCCGGAGTGCTCCCCCCGATGGAGTCCGCCGTCAGGACCTGGGCACCGGTGCTGTCATAGCAACACTGCTGTCCCGCAGCGTACATGGGACTGTGGAGGGGTTTACCAAACACAATGTTGAGTTCACAATGACAAGgcaaacatccatccatccgctCTAGTGTTTAAAGGTGGCTGGGGACATTCACATCAGACAATTGAGTCTCTTTAATAAAATGCAAACTCAACGCAAACAGGCCTATGACCAGAGATCAAACCAAGAGGTGACAGCGTTGACCTCTGCACCACCGTGCCGCCCACAACGCTAATATGCTGATGGAAACGATGAAGAAGCAGGACTCAAAGTTCAAAGATACGTAACCTTTCACCCAATGTCCCCCTTGACCTGAGACCTTCAAAGGTTAAGCACTATAGAtaactgatggatggatggatgatcagctgcttttctctctcagtAGCTCCAATAATCAATATCAATCGACAGTTCAAGGTGCCATAAATCAATATGGGTATTTAATTAGAGGTCAATGGGATTATGCAACAGAGTAGCAGGATAAGGAGGGAATTTACTGCAACTTACTGTCAAGGATAATGTATTAATGGTCAAGTACCGCAATGTCTTTGAGGTTATAGATAAGAGTACAATTTTATTATTAAGGTAGCAGAACGTCTGCAAGTATaagaattgtttttgtttgctttctctTAATTTTAATTGTactgcaataaaaaaagaaaaatctgtgtgtttgccaAATGTGAATCTTTTTTACCTCGTTAAGACAGAGCTTATCTTTTGCTCTGCTGATAGACAGTTGGTTGGCACATCTTTAATTTAATCTGAATCAGTGGAAACTACAGGTTTGGCCTCTTTGCTAATTGTCACAGATACTGGTGGGTATCAACAGACAAATGTCACCACCAGTTCCCTCCATCCATTAAACGTTTAGAGAACAACATGTTGAGCTGTGAAGTTGAGGGTGTGTTCCCGGTGTCAGTGGAGCGCTCACCTGGCTTGTATGGCCCTCACACAGTGAACACTCCCGGGGTGGTAGGTGCAGACACTCCCTTTCTCTATGTCACAGCCATAATCcgtctgaggagagagagagagagagagagatagagagagagagagagagagagagagagagagagagagagagagagagagagagagagagagagagagagagagagagagagagtctgtgagCAGGCGGAGGATCGTACATTTCACTGTCTTAACGTTTGAACCCGTGTTCAGGAACTGGCTGCACTGTTTAAGAAAACCTATATGGGCAGAGTGACAGCCCCGGGGCCTCGGCTTGTGTGAGTTCTAGTTTTGTTTGTGCCCTAATGCACAAACAAGCCATCAGGGGAAAGTGAGGGCAGCTGAACACTGTGTCCCAGTAGAACATTTATGTGATATATGTTCTCAGATTTGGGCCAAGGCACCAGTTAAGATTTAAGAGGCTGGACTATAAGTCAGGTTTAATGGTGTAAACTGGATTCAAATTGAACTTTACAAGCAAACTTGGTGTGAACTCTGATGCATAGTTATAATATGGAAAGTGCAACCACTGTTATTCTGTTTGCTCGTCCGTGATTTTCACCACAGTGGTTTAATAACACATGCTGAACCAGAAGTTTAACAACATGTTTCTACTTCACCTGTCTCTAACACTCTGTAATGCATTTGCCTGTCCCTCACTGTAAAGGACTAAGATAAAAAGGTCATATAAGGTCTGTGATGGAACATGTAAATCTCAGAGAAGAGACTTCTTGACTTTGAACTGACATAAGACGTGAGTATTAGCAGGAGGCCACAGCAACTTAAGTACAAGCATCATAAACTCATAAAGTAATTACACACTTTTTATCTTGAATCAGTAACACAATGCAAGATAAAGGGGGTGTGGTGTGGATCCATGTGAGCATCTGGGTCCACCCACATTTAACTGCCTCGGTtgaagaggttatgttttcacccctgaccgcaaaaacaactgaatgtaTTTCTAGAGTCTTTGACATAATGGCGTATGAGTTGGAAGAAATGTTACCttcatgtttaggggactgatatctatgaaatTTAGTGCagataataaaaatctggatctagtggatttcaaaaaTCCGGTTTCATGGAGCACAGAGTACCATTCTAGTTTCAGATTAGTTGATCAGGTAACCCAAGCcatttgtctctttttcaaATGCCACCAAACACCTGACTCACAAGTTTATTATGACGCtatctttatatttttatacttGATTTATAATATTGATTATATTTTAGTTCCAGCACATTTACAGTCCAGCACAGCATCTGTTCGTCTCTCTTACGGTACttgattgtttttgtgtgcgtgAGGTAATTCGGAGCATCTCAGGATGATTTTGTTGATACACTTGATAAGTGTCTTTATCGCGAAGCTGTTTCAAGTGGCTGCAGGTAGATAATAGACACTGTGCTGCTCTTCACACTCACATGAAACCTCCCTGTGTCGGCTCTGGCCTGAGCCAGGGTGCAGGGGCAGTCGATGACCTCACTGAGGAAGTTGGGGAGCTTGTTTTCCAGCTGGTCCCAGGCCACACACTTGTCCAGGGCCCAAACTGTCGAGTTCTGCCTGAACTTCTCCTCCAGGTGCCAAGCAAGAGCGTGGTCGTCAGTCCAGGCAGCTTGCACATTCCTAAATTAAACAGATACAGATatgaaatactttttttattcaGCAATTGTTAGTAGGGACAGGAGCATTTTTGAGGAAATATGAGGTGTAAATAATAGAACACATTGGACTATTTGAATGTTATGAAACCATTATTAAATAGCAAGAAGaagaatatttctttcagtCATACCACATGCCATCGCTGTAGTTACTGGAGCTGATGCGCACAGAGCCGAGCTCCCAGCTGGAGAAGCCGTTCTCTGCTGGTTTGGGCAAAAAGCTGAAGGATCCACTGTTGGGTTGATCCTTTGCGAGCGAGTACAGATATTCCCACTCACCCTGCCAGTTGGCTGAGTAAGGCTCTCCTGGAGAGAGGCATTACACAGATGCTCAGGTTTTCTACAGTTATGAGTTAGCTCAGGTGTTTATGTACTATACAGTGGTACTCACCGGTCTCCCTGTATCCCCACAACTCCACGTTGACCCTCGCAGCTCTGACCAGTGTCGTGTTCCAAGTCATCTCCAGAGAGCCTCCGACCCCTGGCGTGCCGTAGTACTGCCATTTGGTCGAGTTCACCAGAGCCGCCTTGAACTTAGAATCTAACTTGCCACCGTGTACTGTAGAAACAcattaaaagcaaaaataacTTGTGTTAATGGTGTTTAATTTCCAAGAAATGGTTTTAAATGAACCCTTACTATGATAATCCCAGTACCTGAAAGCCAGGATCCAACTCTGCTGAATGTGGTGCCATTATCAGAGGAGATGTGCAAAGGGATCCATCCCGTTTCGAAGAGAAATGGGGAGATACAGTGGCCTCGACTGTTTTCGTCCACATACCCCACAGTGTTGGTATCATTATTGAATCTGCAATTTCAGAAGGATTAATATtatcatttataaaatatttaataattaagGTTCCATGcttttttctgcactttaaatatatgtttaagcCACTGTGAGGCCATTAGGAGGCTTTCTACATGACAAACCTTTTGAACATGTAATTTGGGGAATGAAGAAGAGTTTAAGGGGCTGTTCTAAGCTACTGGAGTGGAACTTATACTATCATGGTTGTTTTGCTCAATGACAAATGCCCATTAAGTCAATGTCTGCATTACACTCTACCAAAATCAGccaattaaaaaaagttataacCATTTAGGGACGTGTAAATGCTATAAAAGGAAAATGTTACCTGCATACAACCTGGGAACTTTGATTGAAAGTTGCATCGAGGACGATAAAATCCGTCCCACCGAACGAGGTCCCGGAATACGGAGAGATTCCCACACAGTAGTCTTTATAGTCCGTGCAGCAGGTCTTCAGGGACGTGCACGTCGGGTGACACGAGCAAACGTTGACtgtttttccacagtttccTTCACACGTCTGCCCTGTGCAATGAAAAAGAGGATTTAGGTGACGATCAAtacattgtattattatttaattagcATTTAATTAATACACctacaaaatattttaaattagaCTTACATTTCGCAACTGAACATATATCAGTTTGTGAATCtttatgaattttaattgaCGTAACCCATCTTTATATAATGTTTCACCATGTAATTGAGGTATCTCTTGCCttatcatttagattttctgttttgttattgCATTAAGTCAACAagtgtgtttcctgtctctgttttgatcctcctctcactctgatTAGACAGCGAAACAATAAAATGTCGGACATTAGACACGATAGAGTTTTAACATTTCAGAGGTGTGCAGATACTAACCTGCTGTCCTGCAGACACATGAAACCAGGAGGACAAATAGTACTGCGGTGACTCTGTCCATCGTGTcacagtgtctctgtctgtccaagGCTTCTGCTCCACGCTCCTCTGCAGCCTGCGTCTTCAACAACTCAGTCCCAGCTGGTTAGATCACACTCAGCACTCTTACAAACCTTGGCCCTTTTATCACATGCAGTTACAAACACTGGTTTAATCATCAGCCAGGAGTCCTTGTGATCCCAACGTCAGCTGTACATGCCCTGTTTCCCCTCTCAACTTTCACCATCTCAGGCTCATCTTGACACAGACAACCCAAGTTTGAACGTGGCGCAACGACACAGTCAAGCTATTTT encodes:
- the LOC133012186 gene encoding sushi domain-containing protein 2-like, whose amino-acid sequence is MDRVTAVLFVLLVSCVCRTAGQTCEGNCGKTVNVCSCHPTCTSLKTCCTDYKDYCVGISPYSGTSFGGTDFIVLDATFNQSSQVVCRFNNDTNTVGYVDENSRGHCISPFLFETGWIPLHISSDNGTTFSRVGSWLSVHGGKLDSKFKAALVNSTKWQYYGTPGVGGSLEMTWNTTLVRAARVNVELWGYRETGEPYSANWQGEWEYLYSLAKDQPNSGSFSFLPKPAENGFSSWELGSVRISSSNYSDGMWNVQAAWTDDHALAWHLEEKFRQNSTVWALDKCVAWDQLENKLPNFLSEVIDCPCTLAQARADTGRFHTDYGCDIEKGSVCTYHPGSVHCVRAIQASPMYAAGQQCCYDSTGAQVLTADSIGGSTPDRAHDWGSPPYKRPPRIPGQSHWVYDVLSFYYCCLWSDNCHYYFRHRPSSDCRHYQSPSSAVVFGDPHFITFDGVSYTFNGKGEYTLVTSAKKNLTIQGRTEAVNETIKATQLTSVAMREASSDVIEVRLTTGHNGLQVLQNQKILSFTEQSWIDLHGVFVFSPSSTNVTVMFPSGAGVEVRLIEGTMTTTVLLPEAFKDSTLGLLGKMNGDAADDLVLSNGQLVLDHNNPEEVFSFGASWVVYNASALFTYDTKFLLDTYYYAPRHDITFIPVFSVPVSPDDPLGEQASEICIGEGAQFCRFDVLVGRSPRMGDATKVSFQNHISLVGDLKPVTSCGWLSPPYNGQKEGTTYLQGAKVVLSCNDGYTLQGSAERVCQEGGQWSGEETSCVVPSNVAGIVAGSVIGALALIVIITTIILSSRKQKRKAASANLEVKSEAF